The Carassius auratus strain Wakin unplaced genomic scaffold, ASM336829v1 scaf_tig00214183_4049273_7079891, whole genome shotgun sequence genomic interval TGCAAGCATTTGGGATCAATGCGGAGGTGGCGTTTCTGCATGGCACGCTCGTGACCTTCCACTATGTCCTCAGACAAGGTGAGGATATATTGACCCTGCAATGGAGAAGAGCAAAACCAATCTGAATTAACAAAGAACATGACTAACGTTGTCTGACTTTCAATCCCAAAATAATTCAGTTTGAGAGTTTAAATTAAGACAATGCATTCTTTcactgtaagttttttttttttaccttataatAATTGATGAGGTTGAGGTATTGAAGAGTTGATATCACATCCTCTTTCTTGACACTTGTGATCTCGCTaatttcactaaaaataacaaagGCAAGAACACAGCTAGAAAACTGTGCCTACAAGGTATTTCTTTAGTACAATACGAACAGTGGGCACATACTTGATGGTGATCTGTGGCCGCTCTCCATTCTCTGATTTGAGGTCCATGAGTATCTCCAGAATGGTCTGGGACCAGTATGAACGGTAGGAGAGCAGGCCTAAATCAGACAGAGGTTTCTCTGGGGTGCCTGTCTTTCCTTCCACCTTTGACAGCTCATAACCTTGGAGACCAGATGAGACGTGAAACAAGGCCCACAACATTAGTGCTTATTAAAATTACATAGTGGCATAAATTATTGACTGCAAATAACTAGTCCTGAGAACCGTAAATTACTCACTGAACTCAATTAGTAGTTTGCCATAGCCTCTTCTCTGATAAGGTGGTAAGGTCAGTATACAGGCCACATTATAGTCTTCTGTTGATTCTTTCTCCtttaatgaaagagaaaaaaagacatttaatataGTGGCCTCCAAAGACTATTTGGACATTTAATATTAGAGAATATCAAATCAAGAGACGTTCATTTTTAAGGAAATCTAGTACACACAAATGATTTAAGGATTAAAAAGCAACAGATGTCAGGAGATAAAGAATATACCTTTGAGAAGTAGCCCACTATATGGAAACCCTTAGAGTCATACTCCGTCATAACATAGAAGAGGAAAGGGTCTGTGTCGTAGTACAGGGTCTTATGGTCCAGAAAGCATTTGGCCAATAAACACAAATTTTGGGAATATGCCTGTACAGTGAAAGAGCAAAGATTTAAAAGACCATCAAGAGACCACAaagacaaaactaaataatgtgtCCGAACAGCAACATTGAAATATTCTTTATTAAGTTTAGCCACTTGAGTTATTTGTGTCAAATCACTTATCCAAACTCTAATTGTGTCATATGCCTCTTATTACACACCTTGTTTTTTCTTCCATCTATTTCAAAAAAGGAGATTGTTCCTTTCCGGTAGATCTCATTTCCTGGTGGATGCCGAAGGTTGCATTTCGTCTTTAAAAGTTACAAAAggattaataattgtattaaatgtaataCCAATCATAAACAAAGTATGTGTAACTACAACATGTATTTAAGGATGtagtcacatttaccattgtgAAATTTCAATAGGAATCCGTGCAATCAAGAGTTCTGCATGAGGGTGAAAATGTTCCCCAAGCAGATTTTGTTGGACTTCAAGTTGGTCATAGAAATTCGCtgtgttgaccaacagaaagctgcttggtttaaaTGTGACTTCAGTGTGTGATGCGCCTCATGCATAGCTTCACTACTGACAACGCCTGGGAAATTTTGCTTATGTGACCACACCTTAAGCCTAAAGTCTTCAAACTAGTCTTACCAAGTGTCTTTGAAGACATTTGAGGCTCTTGAGGTATTTGAGACAGAATTCACAGAGGTAGAGAATGAGCAGAGAGGTGAGCTCCTGTGGGTATGGAGAGAAGTACCAAGGCTTCAGTCTGTGCCGGCCCAGCTCAATACAGTCTATGTTCTTCATCCGCGTAACAATGTCATCATGACTGCGGTCTGACACCAAACTACCAGTCATGCGCGGGGCAGATGGGATTCCATCTGAACTGTCCTGAGAGTCCTGAGATAAGAGAGTAGAGTCAGCAAGAATAATATGAAACATCAAAACATGAGAATGTCCttcatatttaaaacatgtttgtgaGTTTCctgtaaaaggttttttttttaatggcaggtTTACCTGATTTCTTTCccacaatatatatttatgtattcagTGCAATGGACTCTATTATTTCATTTACTGAATCCTATCTAGAACCTGATTCTTTAACAGCCATAAACCTCCATTCTGACAAGACACGCAAACCAAAGCAAAAGCAATGGGAAATAAAGGAGCCGGACCTCTCCTGGCAGCAAATAGATGGTGGAGCAGCGAGGGCTGTTATTCTGGAACATCTTTACCATCTAGAAAAACACAAGGGGTTGCAAAGCTTTGGGAAATTTGAATGGAGGAAGGTAAATCATTGTAgagcagaaaacattttttttttttgttgctggtCATTTGGTTTCAGTTGGAACGCAGTTCTCACTCTGCTCTCAATAGTAGTCAGTTGGTTTTTGATATAACAGTTTGCATAGCACAGAATTTGTATAACACAATATTTCACCTATATAACTATAGTACTTTACTTAATAGTATAGCAAAATACCTTCATGGGATAAAAAGAATAGAAGTGCCCTAAAAAGCCACAATCCTAATTTTAACAGATGCTGAACATCGTACATGAACATTGTCATGATAAATTCATGACATGTTGATTTTGAGAATGAGACTTTTTATCTGCAGGACATACCTCGTCTGTCCCTCcacaactttttctttttctcccagGCTGAGGAGGAATAAGATGACGCTGGATGGAGGTTGTGCCATTCTtccaggaggaagaggaagaagcaaaccaaataaagaaaggtttgatttttttaaatattacattaatactatataatatatacataacaattaagaatatatatatataaatagaagaGACAAACTATTCTTGAATAGTTGAACAGTCATTTCTTACTGTAGTGAGAGAGGTGAGTGGTTCATGCTCATCTCTGGATTTAATGCTGAAAGAGGAATCTCTCATTGCTGGATAGACAGAGGCCTGACTGGCCTCTGTAGAACTAGGAAGTGAAGGCACTGGAGTCGCTGCGGTCACTTGTGTTGCCAAAGAGACCGAATCTGCTTTCCTTTTCTGTAAGATCAAATGAAAACAGGACAGCTAGTTTTACTCTGCATTAAAAGTGGGTGCAATGTTCTGCATTGACTGCAAAACTGAGTAAAAAACTGTGGTCTGGCTGTATTAGGAGATTTTACATACAGTTTGCAAAATGAATAGAATCGCTTTAGGAGTAACAAAACATCTTTTTGTGTTCCCTGTGCaataaatactacaaatatatctagtattttagatattattttagtatattataaCTTGGCatctttcaaagatttaatcTTATGTAATTCCTTTTACAATGCtaaaattattttgcaataaatatctttaatataacatcttttaatataacataaaagaTTCTAAATGCAATCTGCAGTTTAAATCAAGATGAAGCAAAAACTGCATCCCTCACACCGTTTAAAAAGTGTATCATGAGCTTATTCAACTTAGTCTTTAATTCAGCCCATTCATCATAAACTCTTGCTGTGCAGATTGATTGGCAAAAAAGAATGGGCAGGGATCGTCTGTACCGGTTTGGGAAGGGTTTTGCCTCTTGAAGTTGCTGAAGCAGTCTGAACATGATGCAAATTTGAAAACAGCTGCATATGATATACTGTAGATCTCTGCCAGTGAAGTGGGGGAGTGCGGTTTCTGTGTCTAGAGTCACAGGGTGAAGAGTGGATCCTCTTACCACGTCTCTCTCTGGAGAGCTCGGCCGAGACCCAGGCAGGCCATCCTTCATGGGAGTCTTTGCCTCCTTCTTGGGAAATTGGAGTTTCTTAATATCCAGCCTGTCTGGAGTAACCCACTCATCCAGGCGTTTATTGACTttcaacaaacaaaacattttgtaaagttttttttttctttgagattAAAGGCTCAATAAAGAAAATCATGTAACTAGGTAAGCGACCAAAATATTTACCAAAGACCAAAGCGAATGATTAATACTCACAGTCAATATAGTGGACATAGTAAAGCTTTTTCCCTTGGATGTCTTTGACACTGAGAATTTCAGCCAAAGCtatgaaatgacaaaattatGAATCACTTTTGGTGAAGCAAAAAGTTACATCCTTAATATCTACTTatagatacatagatatataAATCGAgatatttatagatagatagatatatgtataaatagatatatatttttgtactgCTATTCACATGTAGCTACTTTTGTACACATAAGCGCTGCGCAAGGCGGAGAAGCAGCTTAGTGTTATGTGTACATTCTGATACTTACGCCATTCGTCTTCATTTACTTGATTTTTTCGCAGCACGGGAAGTCGACAGCCCTCTGTGATCTCCACCTATGAGGACATAACGCGATTACGAACGACATCGAACAGCAAAAACAGaacaaatgtcatttaaatagATACTAAGACTACATAAGAACTAACTGTCTGTTTACTTACCGAGTGATCcgccattttttttccttttttttttatcaggcgcACACAAAAGTGCGTTGCAGAACACGAGTCGCGTTGATTTTGCGTGAAGTGACGCGCTAACTtagatattattaataaaagttattttagcaGTATGgctatctttttattattattatttttgtagtaaTAAAGTAATTCACAtagtaatttaaatatttgtgtgtcGATTTACATGTAGGACAGTGTAGAAAAAGTGTAAGGagcaaatacaaaatacagtGAGGCTAACTGCGATGAAACGTGGTGATAAATTGAATTAGACATTTAgatgaaatatttattaaaacgaATATATGTTTCGCTGTGGCATTTGGTGTCCAATGTCCAGTGTGAATgattgaaatgtaaaattaataataataataaaaagcaggaATTCTATGTTTAGTTTCATTACTACAGAATGTGCATTTCTTACAATTAGTTTGGATGCATtaagttcatgtagaaagtgaagaCTATCCTGCTGGAAATCACTTGTAATCAAATTAAAGATTCCTTAAATATTAACACTGTAATTCGTACAACTGTAATTGTACAAttactaaaattatataatacaactACGTTATCTACATCAGGGCTATAGCTTCTGATAAACACCATTCTATCACATTTTCTGTTTAGTTTTGCTCTAGAGACTTTTCAAGGAAAATTCAAATTTCCTGTCTGAGCCATAATGGAGCCACTTACAGTCGTACTCTTTTCAGTTTCACAAGAATGCACAAGAAAGGGTGAGATCTTTACCTCACAAACACGTCACAAAAAAGCAACGCGTAGTTTTTTAGGAGAGGCGGGACGAGCTCTTTGATTGGTCCAGATTTTTCAAACCCATTGTCCCCGCCCTTCGGCGCTGGCACCTGATTGGCTCTTGAGTCTTTCCTTTGTAATCACAGGTCGCATCCGGTTCGTGCGTCGACCGAGATACAAAAAGGAGAAAGCAAAAATTATCACCAGGAGCCGAAAACCGTAGAAATGAAatcgttttttaattattatttttacgtaTTAGATTATATGTTGTTCAAATCATGGGTTTAAGTCActgatgtttttataatattattcgCAGATAAATTTTAGATGGTTGGGTCCTTTTAATTGATCGGGATTAAGTGCGGTTTTAATTGGGATTGAATCTGCTCAGGTCTCACTTCATCGCATGTGTTAAAGGTCGTCTTCGCGCAAGTGTGTTTATATTTGATCAGTAGCGGtgactgtgtgtttgtggagTTGATGATGGCCACATCGGCCCTGTACGCCTGTACCAAGTGTAACCAGCGGTTCCCGTTTGAGGAGTTGTCGCAGGGCCAGCAGCTCTGCAAGGTAAGAGCACACTGTTTACATGGGCTTAAAGAGTCTGGGGTAAATCAATGTGTTCTTTTTAAGTTTAGCGAGTTGTGGACGCGTTAATTGTGAACAACAGAAGCATTCAGAAATTATGTTTAAGCTGCACTGCCCTTTTTAGATTCTGTGTGGCCTGTATGTATACGCCTACATACACAGAACATTCATTTAAACACCATGTTTGAGAAATCTTAAAGCACGTTTGAAGTTAATACAGTGTCATTGGTATTTTCTTCCTTGCAGGAGTGTCGGATCGCACACCCTATAGTGAAATGCACCTACTGCAGGTCAGAGTTTCAGCAGGAAAGGTACGACGGATACACAACCAGGGATTGCAAAATAATTCTTCGCCCACCAGCCACAGTGGCTCGTGAAACATATCTGTGCTAATGGAAATCATTTCTTTTTCTCAGCAAAACCAACACTATCTGTAAGAAATGTGCACAGAATGTCAAACATTTTGGGACGGTAAGTTCACGTTACAGTATGTACCTTCATATACCTGGAAATCCTATGGATGTGTGTGCAAACGTgtatcttgttgttgttgttttttttttagccaaagCCATGTCAGTACTGTAACATTATTGCTGCATTCATTGGGACCAAATGTCAGCGTTGCACCAACTCTGAGAAGAAGTACGGCCCTCCACAAACCTGCGAACAGTGCAAGCAGCAGTGTGCCTTCGACAGGAAGGATGAGGGAAGGAGAAAGGTGACCAATCACTCATGTACATTCTTATTCGGTCGTATTACTCATCCACACGCTCTGGCTGTGTTCTCTCACACTGTATGTGTGGGATGATTCACTCCGCACTGACAGATTGGAGAGTCACTGATTCCagattctaacacattgaaagcAAGAGCTTGTAGAGTTCTGTTCAACAATCAAACGCTCAATCATGTCTGTCTTTAATTACTGGACAAGTTGTATACATCTGCTGTTGGTTTAGGAACAACACAGAGCTGAATCATTAAAGCCCACTCCTCCCACCAATAACCGATCAGAAAGCTTTACTGAATAATTATCAGCAAGGATTGCATTGTTTGTGATGCATACTGGAAACGCTTGCCATTATGTCTGTATGGCAGTAAAAAAaggcagattattattatttgtatttgttttgtaggacaacctgtttgaaaacataattaaaatgcatttggcgATGCTAGTGGTGAAGAAATTCTCTTCACCTTTAAAAGATTCACACCATGTAGAAGTTATGCTCACATCCTGAAATTGATTAGGCTGCACACGGACACTTCTTATGATGAAAATTGCATCACGTGGACAATGCATAGACCGTTGCATACTTTGAGCTTTAGCTGAACTTTTGCAGCACCTGTttgctcacccaaaaattatgtcaCAACCTACacatcctc includes:
- the LOC113091376 gene encoding histone acetyltransferase KAT5-like isoform X1, whose protein sequence is MADHSVEITEGCRLPVLRKNQVNEDEWPLAEILSVKDIQGKKLYYVHYIDFNKRLDEWVTPDRLDIKKLQFPKKEAKTPMKDGLPGSRPSSPERDVKRKADSVSLATQVTAATPVPSLPSSTEASQASVYPAMRDSSFSIKSRDEHEPLTSLTTNGTTSIQRHLIPPQPGRKRKSCGGTDEMVKMFQNNSPRCSTIYLLPGEDSQDSSDGIPSAPRMTGSLVSDRSHDDIVTRMKNIDCIELGRHRLKPWYFSPYPQELTSLLILYLCEFCLKYLKSLKCLQRHLTKCNLRHPPGNEIYRKGTISFFEIDGRKNKAYSQNLCLLAKCFLDHKTLYYDTDPFLFYVMTEYDSKGFHIVGYFSKEKESTEDYNVACILTLPPYQRRGYGKLLIEFSYELSKVEGKTGTPEKPLSDLGLLSYRSYWSQTILEILMDLKSENGERPQITINEISEITSVKKEDVISTLQYLNLINYYKGQYILTLSEDIVEGHERAMQKRHLRIDPKCLHFTPKDWSKRGKW
- the LOC113091376 gene encoding histone acetyltransferase KAT5-like isoform X2 translates to MADHSVEITEGCRLPVLRKNQVNEDEWPLAEILSVKDIQGKKLYYVHYIDFNKRLDEWVTPDRLDIKKLQFPKKEAKTPMKDGLPGSRPSSPERDVKRKADSVSLATQVTAATPVPSLPSSTEASQASVYPAMRDSSFSIKSRDEHEPLTSLTTNGTTSIQRHLIPPQPGRKRKSCGGTDEDSQDSSDGIPSAPRMTGSLVSDRSHDDIVTRMKNIDCIELGRHRLKPWYFSPYPQELTSLLILYLCEFCLKYLKSLKCLQRHLTKCNLRHPPGNEIYRKGTISFFEIDGRKNKAYSQNLCLLAKCFLDHKTLYYDTDPFLFYVMTEYDSKGFHIVGYFSKEKESTEDYNVACILTLPPYQRRGYGKLLIEFSYELSKVEGKTGTPEKPLSDLGLLSYRSYWSQTILEILMDLKSENGERPQITINEISEITSVKKEDVISTLQYLNLINYYKGQYILTLSEDIVEGHERAMQKRHLRIDPKCLHFTPKDWSKRGKW